A genomic segment from Gilvibacter sp. SZ-19 encodes:
- a CDS encoding glycosyltransferase family 2 protein: MNPLIKVIIPAYNEEDSIGKVIRDIPATVTEVIVVSNNSTDATEQQAKEAGATVLQEQRKGYGYACLKGMHYIAANEPLPDIVVFLDGDYSDYPEELTKLVAPIVEDDIDFVVGARVPELREAGSMTGPQIFGNWLATTLMKVFFRSTFTDLGPFRAIKYDKLLALNMEDKTYGWTVEMQLKALKKKYSYRELPVKYRNRIGVSKVSGTVKGAIFAGVKILGWIFKYSIKG; the protein is encoded by the coding sequence ATGAATCCCCTTATAAAAGTAATTATACCTGCCTATAACGAAGAAGATTCCATAGGTAAGGTAATTAGAGATATTCCTGCTACTGTTACTGAGGTTATAGTGGTGAGCAACAACTCAACGGACGCGACGGAACAGCAAGCCAAAGAGGCAGGAGCTACTGTTTTGCAAGAACAGCGCAAAGGTTATGGTTATGCTTGTCTGAAAGGGATGCATTACATCGCCGCAAATGAACCCTTGCCCGATATTGTTGTTTTCTTAGACGGAGACTACAGCGATTACCCAGAAGAACTCACTAAACTTGTGGCCCCAATTGTAGAAGACGATATTGATTTTGTCGTAGGAGCGCGCGTTCCGGAATTGCGAGAGGCTGGTTCTATGACCGGGCCGCAAATATTTGGCAACTGGTTAGCCACTACTTTAATGAAGGTCTTTTTTAGATCGACATTTACAGATCTTGGACCGTTCAGAGCCATAAAGTACGACAAGTTGTTAGCCCTGAACATGGAAGACAAGACCTATGGCTGGACAGTGGAAATGCAACTAAAAGCGCTGAAAAAGAAGTACAGCTACCGGGAGTTACCGGTCAAATATCGCAATAGAATTGGGGTTTCCAAGGTTTCTGGAACAGTAAAAGGTGCTATCTTTGCAGGCGTAAAAATCTTGGGGTGGATTTTTAAATACAGTATAAAAGGATGA
- a CDS encoding toxin-antitoxin system YwqK family antitoxin has product MELQSKIICSGLLLLLGWQVTFALEKTYHKTYFPDGQLKAEGWLTNQLKTDFWIYYHPNGKVAAKGHYQEDTMHGYWHFYYAQGQLKKEGHFVWGSIENWWIFYELGSRKKSKFQYKNNQKNGYCLRYVGNKLVLAEKYIADKKVGEWSSVREFKKDNPDISFR; this is encoded by the coding sequence ATGGAATTACAAAGTAAAATAATCTGCAGTGGCTTGTTACTCCTTTTGGGGTGGCAGGTCACATTTGCTTTAGAGAAGACCTACCACAAGACTTACTTCCCAGACGGACAACTCAAGGCCGAAGGCTGGTTGACCAACCAACTAAAGACCGATTTCTGGATCTATTACCATCCCAACGGGAAAGTAGCGGCAAAAGGACATTACCAAGAAGATACAATGCATGGTTACTGGCACTTCTACTATGCGCAAGGCCAGTTAAAAAAAGAAGGACACTTTGTCTGGGGAAGCATAGAGAATTGGTGGATTTTTTACGAACTTGGCAGCCGAAAGAAGAGTAAATTCCAATACAAGAACAACCAAAAGAACGGGTATTGTCTGCGCTATGTAGGCAACAAACTCGTACTTGCCGAAAAATATATAGCCGACAAAAAGGTTGGAGAATGGAGTTCGGTTCGCGAGTTTAAAAAAGACAATCCCGACATATCGTTTCGATGA
- a CDS encoding 4Fe-4S dicluster domain-containing protein has protein sequence MSRVDKSMSLAGGPPVAMKTGQKIGTLLGLFGLGILTLATFNVSLPNQGLWLSLALLSIGVGILVYSKSLYKDTLPGIKNHGVWLKSISNRGFWAWVAGISLTGFYIVLYFFAELLGQGSGGAENTGLIGLFDPLSYALKGQPASQWFVYGTLYTLAILAFGIKFIWKYRHNTYEKIRTGSVMFFQTVFAFLIPEIMARLNGDLPYYDLKNVWPLNYYLFDQWNVDALLINGSFGLTLLIWGIASILVITPILTYRYGKRWYCSWVCGCGGLAETAGDSFRQLSDKSRMAWRVERWVVHSVLVFAVVTTTGVIHSYLGDGSKYWFSQSTFLISVGVVLTLIFGLIWKYKRHELKKDARYGAIGYLVIILALIGLHFSSTTNTLLLFQTHEVRSTYGFLIGSVFSGVIGTGFYPIFGNRVWCRMGCPMAAILGLQQRLFSKFRITTNGGQCISCGNCSTYCEMGIDVRAYAQKGANIVRASCVGCGICSAVCPRGVLKLENADTKGRINSKDVLLGNDVDLMALVNQK, from the coding sequence ATGAGTAGAGTCGATAAATCCATGAGCTTAGCTGGAGGGCCTCCGGTAGCCATGAAAACAGGACAAAAAATAGGAACCCTACTCGGTTTATTCGGTTTGGGCATCCTCACTTTGGCAACGTTTAATGTGAGTTTACCCAACCAAGGCTTGTGGCTTAGCTTGGCCTTGCTGTCTATAGGCGTTGGTATCCTGGTGTATAGCAAATCCTTGTATAAAGACACCTTACCAGGAATAAAAAACCACGGCGTATGGTTAAAATCTATCTCCAACCGAGGCTTTTGGGCTTGGGTAGCCGGGATCAGTTTAACCGGATTTTACATTGTCTTGTATTTCTTTGCAGAGCTGTTAGGTCAAGGCAGTGGTGGTGCAGAAAACACTGGGCTTATTGGACTTTTTGACCCCTTGAGCTACGCCTTAAAAGGCCAACCTGCTAGCCAGTGGTTTGTATACGGAACGCTTTACACTTTGGCCATTTTGGCCTTTGGTATCAAATTCATCTGGAAATACCGCCACAATACCTACGAAAAGATCCGCACCGGGAGTGTGATGTTCTTTCAGACGGTCTTTGCCTTTTTGATCCCTGAGATCATGGCTCGTCTTAATGGAGATCTACCCTATTACGACCTTAAGAACGTTTGGCCTCTCAACTATTACCTGTTTGATCAATGGAATGTTGATGCCTTATTGATCAATGGCAGTTTTGGCCTCACCTTACTTATCTGGGGAATTGCCTCCATCTTGGTCATTACCCCTATACTCACTTACCGTTACGGAAAACGCTGGTATTGCAGCTGGGTTTGTGGTTGCGGAGGCTTGGCAGAAACGGCTGGAGATTCGTTTAGACAACTCAGTGATAAGTCCAGAATGGCCTGGCGAGTGGAGCGCTGGGTAGTACATTCGGTCTTGGTTTTTGCAGTAGTGACCACCACAGGTGTAATTCACTCTTACCTTGGAGACGGCAGCAAATATTGGTTTAGTCAAAGTACTTTTTTAATTAGCGTTGGAGTTGTTCTAACACTGATCTTTGGATTGATCTGGAAATACAAAAGACACGAACTTAAAAAGGATGCTCGTTACGGAGCTATTGGTTACCTGGTAATCATTTTGGCCTTAATAGGCTTGCATTTCAGTTCAACTACCAATACGCTTTTGCTCTTTCAAACTCACGAAGTGCGATCTACTTATGGATTCTTAATCGGATCTGTATTCAGTGGTGTGATAGGAACAGGTTTCTACCCCATTTTTGGAAACCGCGTTTGGTGTAGAATGGGCTGCCCTATGGCGGCTATTCTAGGCCTGCAGCAGCGTCTTTTCTCTAAATTCAGAATCACTACAAACGGCGGGCAATGTATTTCTTGTGGAAACTGTTCTACCTATTGCGAAATGGGAATAGACGTTCGTGCCTATGCTCAGAAAGGAGCAAACATAGTACGCGCCAGCTGTGTGGGTTGCGGGATCTGCTCCGCAGTATGCCCTCGTGGAGTACTTAAATTGGAAAATGCCGACACCAAGGGCCGTATCAACTCCAAAGATGTTTTGCTGGGCAATGATGTTGACCTTATGGCCTTGGTGAATCAGAAATAA
- a CDS encoding NAD(P)/FAD-dependent oxidoreductase, whose product MEHIVIIGNGISGITTARHVRKLSDNKITVISAETDHFFSRTALMYIYMGHMKYEHTKPYEDWFWKENRIELKRGFVESVDTANKSLQFADGSSLNYDKLVLATGSKPNKFGWPGQDLQGVQGLYSKQDLDLLEVNAPNKEVCKRAVIVGGGLIGIELAEMLSTRGIPVTFLVREDSFWNGVLPNVESAMINRHIKNHHIDLRLASNLKEILSDEHGRARAVVIEETGEELACDLVGLTAGVSPNIDFLKDSGIELGRGIKVNRLLETSAKNVYAIGDCAEQREAIGNRRPIEAVWYTGRMMGEALAQTLCGNPTEYKPGHWFNSAKFFDIEYQTYGWVFSERNKKDYEQHFHWAHQDDTKCITVAYHKDSRLFLGINTFGIRMRHEVFDRWLTEARDVDYVMANLKQANFDPEFFAHFENSINQAFANQLQTA is encoded by the coding sequence ATGGAACATATTGTAATCATTGGCAACGGGATCTCCGGCATTACTACCGCACGACATGTGCGCAAATTATCGGATAATAAGATCACCGTCATCTCTGCCGAAACCGACCACTTCTTTTCACGTACCGCGCTCATGTACATTTATATGGGACACATGAAATACGAGCACACCAAACCCTACGAGGATTGGTTCTGGAAGGAAAATCGAATTGAACTTAAACGCGGCTTTGTGGAATCCGTAGACACGGCAAACAAGAGCTTGCAATTTGCAGACGGCAGCTCTTTGAACTACGACAAACTGGTGTTAGCCACTGGCTCAAAACCGAACAAGTTTGGTTGGCCCGGACAAGACCTGCAAGGAGTTCAAGGCTTATATTCTAAGCAAGATCTAGACCTTTTAGAAGTTAATGCTCCCAACAAAGAAGTTTGCAAACGGGCTGTTATAGTTGGAGGAGGACTTATAGGTATAGAACTGGCAGAAATGCTCAGTACTCGAGGTATTCCTGTCACTTTTTTAGTTCGAGAGGATAGTTTTTGGAATGGTGTATTACCCAACGTGGAGAGTGCAATGATCAACAGACACATCAAAAATCACCATATAGATCTAAGACTTGCCAGTAACCTCAAGGAGATCTTATCGGACGAGCACGGCCGTGCCCGCGCTGTTGTTATTGAAGAAACCGGAGAAGAGCTAGCCTGTGACCTAGTAGGTCTTACGGCAGGCGTTTCTCCCAATATTGACTTTTTAAAAGACAGCGGCATTGAATTAGGTCGGGGTATTAAGGTCAATCGCCTTTTAGAAACTTCGGCCAAGAATGTTTACGCCATTGGCGACTGCGCGGAGCAGCGTGAAGCCATAGGCAACAGACGCCCAATTGAAGCCGTGTGGTACACGGGCCGCATGATGGGCGAAGCTTTGGCGCAAACCCTTTGTGGCAACCCAACCGAGTACAAGCCCGGTCATTGGTTTAATTCGGCTAAGTTCTTTGATATCGAATACCAAACTTACGGCTGGGTCTTTAGCGAACGCAACAAAAAAGACTACGAGCAACATTTTCATTGGGCCCACCAAGATGATACCAAATGCATCACGGTGGCCTACCACAAAGACAGTAGACTCTTCTTGGGAATCAACACCTTTGGCATCCGTATGAGACACGAAGTGTTTGACCGCTGGCTGACGGAAGCACGTGATGTAGATTACGTGATGGCCAATCTCAAACAAGCAAACTTTGACCCGGAGTTCTTTGCACATTTTGAAAACAGTATTAATCAGGCATTTGCCAATCAATTACAAACCGCATAA
- a CDS encoding DUF547 domain-containing protein has translation MISLRYITFLWLMLPGLSVAQTADFFAKADAFFNAHVSNGKVDYKGIAADATELDALLSLAADISVNPSEANNYQAFWINAYNLAVIKGIVANYPINSPLDKAGFFDKTKYNLGGEKITLNDIENKKLRAVFKDARVHFVLVCGAQGCPPLISKAYTPNNVESLLQQQTELAVNNPDFIRIKGKKVGVSEIFKWYQEDFVTQEQTLIGFLNKYRTTPIAEGAKVSYYSYDWRLNAQ, from the coding sequence ATGATCTCGCTACGATATATCACTTTTTTATGGCTGATGCTACCGGGTCTATCGGTGGCGCAAACAGCCGATTTCTTTGCAAAGGCAGATGCTTTTTTTAATGCGCATGTTTCCAATGGGAAAGTAGATTATAAGGGCATTGCTGCGGATGCGACCGAGCTAGATGCCCTACTGAGTCTTGCCGCTGACATCAGCGTGAACCCATCCGAAGCAAATAACTATCAAGCCTTTTGGATAAACGCATACAATCTGGCTGTGATTAAGGGAATTGTTGCCAATTACCCCATCAATTCGCCGCTGGATAAGGCAGGATTCTTTGACAAGACCAAATACAATTTAGGTGGCGAAAAGATCACCTTGAACGATATCGAAAACAAAAAATTACGTGCTGTATTCAAAGATGCACGCGTACATTTTGTGCTGGTTTGTGGTGCCCAAGGATGCCCCCCACTGATCAGCAAAGCCTACACTCCAAATAATGTGGAATCTCTTTTACAACAGCAAACAGAGCTGGCGGTAAACAATCCGGATTTCATCAGAATAAAAGGAAAGAAGGTAGGCGTCTCTGAGATTTTTAAATGGTACCAGGAAGATTTTGTGACGCAGGAGCAAACCCTTATCGGGTTTTTGAACAAGTACCGAACTACCCCCATCGCGGAGGGAGCCAAAGTGAGCTACTACAGCTATGACTGGCGCCTGAACGCTCAATAA
- a CDS encoding glycoside hydrolase TIM-barrel-like domain-containing protein — translation MTHTLKIFIIGLIGAVTLSCAQEQRKLINGVSYVAARNPTDNSEVKHVLDVNANFAAVMPFGFIRSLDTPTIIHNTERQWFGETRAGATQYIKVLKENGIKVMVKPQIWIWRGEFTGFMKMKTEADWKTLEDSYRSFILEYAQMAAETGAEIFCIGTELEQFIVNRPDFWNGLIKEIKAIYSGKLTYAANWDEYKRVPFWNQLDYVGVDAYFPVSESKTPTVEEAKAGWQRWKEELASVSAAAGRPILFTEYGYRSTDFSGKEPWDSDHTKTTVNLDAQTNTTQALFESVWSESWFAGGFIWKWFTFDERIKGTEDSQFTPQNKPVEKIIQLQYAKQ, via the coding sequence ATGACCCATACGCTTAAAATTTTTATCATCGGATTGATAGGTGCTGTGACCTTGTCCTGCGCCCAGGAACAACGCAAATTAATTAACGGTGTTAGTTATGTAGCGGCAAGAAATCCGACAGACAATAGTGAGGTAAAGCACGTTTTAGATGTGAATGCCAATTTTGCTGCGGTGATGCCCTTTGGTTTCATCCGCAGTTTAGATACACCAACTATTATCCACAATACCGAGAGGCAGTGGTTTGGTGAAACTCGGGCAGGAGCAACTCAGTATATAAAAGTGCTTAAAGAAAATGGCATAAAGGTCATGGTCAAACCACAGATCTGGATTTGGCGTGGCGAGTTTACCGGCTTTATGAAGATGAAGACAGAAGCAGATTGGAAAACCTTAGAGGATTCTTACCGTTCCTTTATACTTGAGTATGCTCAAATGGCTGCAGAAACTGGAGCCGAGATCTTTTGTATAGGGACCGAGTTGGAGCAGTTCATTGTTAACCGACCTGATTTTTGGAATGGGCTAATAAAAGAGATCAAAGCGATCTATAGTGGTAAACTTACCTATGCTGCCAATTGGGACGAATACAAACGGGTGCCTTTTTGGAATCAACTGGATTACGTAGGTGTTGATGCTTATTTTCCGGTTTCGGAGAGTAAAACGCCAACCGTAGAAGAAGCCAAAGCCGGTTGGCAACGCTGGAAAGAGGAACTGGCTAGCGTTAGTGCTGCGGCAGGACGCCCTATACTTTTTACAGAGTACGGTTACCGTTCTACCGATTTTTCTGGGAAAGAGCCATGGGATAGCGATCACACCAAGACCACGGTGAATTTAGATGCGCAAACCAATACCACACAGGCGCTGTTTGAGTCAGTCTGGTCAGAGAGCTGGTTCGCCGGAGGTTTTATCTGGAAATGGTTCACCTTTGACGAGCGTATTAAAGGCACAGAAGACAGTCAATTCACACCTCAGAATAAACCCGTAGAAAAGATCATTCAACTACAGTACGCCAAACAGTGA
- a CDS encoding outer membrane protein assembly factor: MRPLICIAVLLLSFKSFAQEVSEIIFQENKRSKTAFLQNLVELRPGMTLDSTQLERDVNFMIRLAGVSHAYYQVHPKADGTLKVVYGVQDNFTLIPQLNVYTTNDDEFAYRVGLYEYNFLGRNITIGGFYQDDIFSSFGLNFRAPNLFSRKFGLALNYGDITTLEPVFLESGDADYRYNNTSVEALALYQFNFFHSAQLGINFFNEDYDYVEGATQAGIPLDFDVDKLLFKGIYEYRNVDFYFQYLEGFRSMLNLQYVVSSEAVLPDFFIGWNDFIYYKRVGERGNWASRLRVGLASNDESPFAPFAVDNNLNIRGVGNIIDRGTGVIVLNTEYRHTLIDKDWFVLQGNVFVDSGSWRNPGGDLSDFGDSQNLRIYPGVGLRFIHKRIFNAIFRIDYGYGITDKATRGFVFGIGQYF, from the coding sequence GTGAGACCCTTAATCTGCATTGCAGTTCTTTTATTGTCGTTTAAAAGCTTCGCACAGGAGGTCTCTGAGATCATCTTTCAAGAAAACAAACGTTCTAAAACGGCTTTTTTGCAGAATTTGGTTGAGCTAAGACCGGGAATGACACTGGATTCCACGCAGCTAGAACGCGATGTGAATTTTATGATCCGCTTGGCGGGAGTTTCACATGCTTATTATCAGGTGCACCCTAAAGCAGATGGGACGTTAAAAGTAGTTTATGGCGTTCAAGACAATTTTACTTTAATTCCGCAGCTCAATGTTTACACAACTAACGACGATGAGTTTGCCTATCGTGTAGGACTATACGAATACAATTTTTTGGGCAGGAATATTACCATAGGTGGCTTTTATCAAGATGATATTTTTTCTTCCTTCGGATTGAATTTTAGAGCGCCAAATCTCTTTTCACGTAAGTTTGGGCTTGCGCTCAACTATGGAGACATTACCACCCTAGAACCCGTATTCCTAGAATCTGGAGATGCAGACTACCGATACAACAACACCTCTGTAGAGGCCTTGGCGTTATACCAGTTTAATTTCTTTCATTCGGCCCAATTGGGGATCAATTTCTTTAATGAGGATTACGACTATGTGGAAGGCGCAACACAAGCTGGAATCCCCTTGGATTTTGACGTGGATAAGCTGCTCTTTAAGGGTATATATGAATACCGAAATGTCGATTTCTATTTCCAGTATTTAGAAGGCTTTCGCAGTATGCTCAATTTGCAATACGTGGTGAGTTCGGAAGCAGTTTTGCCTGACTTTTTTATTGGTTGGAACGATTTTATCTACTACAAACGCGTGGGTGAGCGCGGAAACTGGGCCTCGCGACTACGAGTTGGTCTAGCGTCAAATGACGAATCGCCTTTTGCTCCTTTTGCCGTAGATAATAACTTGAACATACGCGGGGTGGGGAATATCATAGATCGAGGTACTGGCGTTATTGTGCTCAATACAGAATACCGCCACACCCTTATCGACAAAGACTGGTTCGTCTTGCAAGGAAATGTCTTTGTCGACAGTGGGAGTTGGCGTAATCCGGGGGGAGACCTAAGCGATTTTGGCGATAGTCAGAACTTGAGGATATATCCTGGAGTCGGTCTTAGATTCATCCATAAAAGAATCTTTAATGCCATATTTCGTATCGACTACGGCTACGGGATAACCGATAAAGCCACCCGAGGGTTTGTGTTTGGGATAGGTCAATACTTCTAA
- a CDS encoding YceI family protein, which produces MKTKLLLLALLLTSYWVAAQQTVELNNNKPLTWQGKAAMGGYAPEGTLDVEKAVITIENGQITALVVAVDMKTLSQENKRLEKHLRNEDFFDVKVFPQAVFTLTDPVDLANGTCKLQGVMSIKNKAVSEEIPAWINITDQLITITFDAQLDRTAYGITYNSPSFFTKLKDQAIADEFTLKGKLSLPNRF; this is translated from the coding sequence ATGAAAACGAAACTATTATTGCTGGCATTACTGCTGACTTCCTATTGGGTTGCAGCTCAACAAACCGTTGAACTCAACAACAACAAACCCCTTACTTGGCAAGGCAAAGCAGCCATGGGTGGCTATGCTCCAGAAGGTACGCTAGACGTTGAAAAAGCGGTTATCACCATAGAGAATGGACAGATCACAGCGCTGGTTGTAGCTGTAGATATGAAAACCCTAAGCCAAGAGAACAAACGTTTGGAAAAGCATTTGCGCAACGAGGACTTCTTTGATGTAAAAGTATTTCCTCAAGCTGTTTTCACCTTGACAGATCCTGTAGACTTGGCTAACGGCACTTGTAAACTTCAAGGCGTAATGTCCATTAAGAATAAGGCCGTGAGCGAGGAGATTCCAGCCTGGATAAATATTACCGACCAGCTCATCACGATCACCTTTGATGCACAATTGGATAGAACAGCCTATGGAATCACGTACAATTCGCCCAGTTTTTTCACTAAGCTGAAAGATCAAGCCATTGCCGATGAGTTCACTTTAAAAGGAAAACTGAGTCTGCCGAATCGCTTTTAG
- a CDS encoding AraC family transcriptional regulator — MEALEVLLVVLLCAGAIQGITFGIILWKSKGPHPLANRFLAAILFFFSYRLIVETMKIFELGRYDFWYHVLLEYNWIYGPLLYLFVLSYVRPKFKLQRIHLLHFIPVLIEVLWSFFIKSQNFYWDGTRESLSWLGYWGYVVWMHYPTMFVISATLIIIYARKAVKALNQALSDPQIRIIPERVVWIKRVIQVLLVFTALYLIGIGIDYFFFNYNSNLFYGHPVFVGMAAITYWLGLEGFSRRNEDAFRSSATVSEKELEQLRPLAEKITAAMVEQQLYRDPELSVKKLADLLETKSYLITKSLSAVLNTKFNDLVNGYRIEAVKTLLADPKNEQYTLLSLAYEAGFNSKASFNRAVKKITGKSPSALK, encoded by the coding sequence GTGGAAGCCTTGGAAGTATTATTGGTCGTTTTGCTCTGTGCAGGAGCTATTCAAGGCATAACCTTTGGCATAATACTCTGGAAGAGCAAAGGCCCGCACCCACTAGCCAATAGATTCTTGGCTGCTATTCTTTTCTTTTTCTCCTACAGACTCATTGTTGAGACCATGAAGATCTTTGAGCTTGGGCGCTATGATTTCTGGTATCACGTGCTGTTGGAATACAATTGGATTTACGGCCCATTGCTCTATTTGTTTGTGCTGAGTTATGTTAGGCCAAAATTTAAATTACAGCGGATCCACTTACTGCATTTTATCCCTGTACTGATAGAGGTGTTGTGGAGCTTTTTTATCAAAAGCCAGAATTTCTATTGGGACGGTACCCGTGAAAGCCTGAGTTGGTTGGGCTATTGGGGATATGTGGTTTGGATGCACTACCCGACCATGTTTGTCATTTCTGCCACCCTGATCATCATCTACGCACGCAAGGCTGTCAAAGCACTCAATCAGGCGTTGAGCGATCCGCAGATTAGGATAATCCCTGAGCGTGTAGTTTGGATAAAACGCGTTATTCAGGTTTTATTGGTCTTTACAGCCTTGTACTTAATTGGCATTGGTATTGACTACTTCTTTTTCAATTATAACAGCAATTTGTTCTATGGGCATCCGGTTTTTGTTGGGATGGCTGCGATAACCTACTGGTTAGGTCTCGAAGGATTTTCCAGAAGAAATGAAGACGCCTTTAGAAGCAGTGCGACTGTCTCCGAGAAAGAGCTCGAACAACTCCGCCCCTTGGCAGAAAAAATCACCGCTGCCATGGTGGAACAACAACTTTACAGAGATCCGGAACTGAGCGTTAAAAAATTGGCAGATCTGCTCGAAACTAAATCTTACCTCATCACCAAATCACTCAGTGCAGTACTCAACACCAAATTCAACGACTTGGTCAATGGCTATCGCATTGAGGCTGTAAAAACCCTATTGGCCGACCCAAAAAATGAACAATACACGCTTTTAAGTCTGGCTTACGAAGCCGGCTTCAATTCTAAAGCCTCATTTAACAGAGCCGTGAAGAAAATAACCGGCAAGTCTCCAAGCGCCCTGAAATAG